The Flavobacterium commune genome contains a region encoding:
- the ric gene encoding iron-sulfur cluster repair di-iron protein, with amino-acid sequence METLEKTTIGEYVAKDFRTAAIFSKYGIDFCCKGNRTIEEATEKKGQDTATILNEINTVLATKNDNTIDFQSWPMDLLVDYIEKTHHRYVEDKTQILLPFLDKLCKVHGASHPELFEINELFIGCAGELAQHMKKEELILFPFIKKLVKASLSDELIQQPHFGTVENPIAMMMHEHDAEGERFRKIAELTNNYTPPADACNTYKVTFAMLQEFEQDLHKHIHLENNILFPKAVALEKKFSEQ; translated from the coding sequence ATGGAAACATTAGAAAAAACAACAATTGGAGAATATGTAGCAAAAGATTTTAGAACAGCAGCTATTTTTTCAAAATACGGAATTGATTTTTGTTGCAAAGGAAACAGAACAATAGAAGAAGCTACCGAGAAAAAAGGACAAGATACAGCAACTATTTTGAATGAAATTAACACCGTTTTGGCAACAAAAAACGACAATACCATCGACTTCCAATCCTGGCCAATGGATTTATTGGTGGACTATATCGAGAAAACCCATCACCGTTATGTGGAAGACAAAACCCAGATTTTACTTCCTTTCTTAGACAAACTATGTAAAGTGCATGGAGCAAGCCATCCGGAACTGTTTGAAATCAACGAACTTTTCATAGGCTGTGCGGGGGAACTGGCGCAACACATGAAAAAGGAAGAACTGATTTTATTTCCTTTCATCAAAAAATTGGTCAAAGCCAGTCTTAGCGATGAACTGATTCAGCAACCACATTTTGGGACGGTAGAAAACCCGATTGCCATGATGATGCACGAGCACGATGCCGAAGGAGAGCGTTTCCGCAAAATTGCCGAATTGACCAATAATTATACACCGCCGGCAGATGCCTGTAATACCTACAAAGTAACCTTTGCCATGCTTCAGGAATTCGAGCAGGATTTACACAAACACATCCATCTGGAAAATAACATCTTGTTCCCAAAAGCAGTCGCATTGGAGAAAAAATTCTCAGAACAATAA
- a CDS encoding c-type cytochrome — MLSKSQARAFFLGGTLVTFLIFIGLTVYSFMPRNDQTNYTKIDKKVVRGKELWETNNCMGCHSIMGEGGYYAPELTKVIDRRGEGYVKAALMSPVPWAPSGRKMVAYHMNEKDADALVAYFKWVGKIDLNGFDRIVSPLAKENN, encoded by the coding sequence ATGCTTTCAAAATCACAGGCAAGAGCATTTTTTTTGGGTGGGACATTGGTCACTTTTTTAATCTTTATAGGATTGACCGTTTATTCCTTTATGCCCAGAAACGATCAAACAAACTACACTAAGATTGACAAAAAGGTAGTACGGGGAAAAGAACTTTGGGAAACCAACAACTGTATGGGATGTCATTCGATCATGGGAGAAGGAGGTTATTATGCTCCCGAATTGACAAAAGTAATCGACCGAAGAGGGGAAGGCTATGTCAAAGCAGCCTTAATGTCGCCGGTACCCTGGGCACCTAGTGGTCGAAAAATGGTAGCCTACCACATGAACGAAAAAGATGCTGATGCATTGGTCGCCTACTTTAAATGGGTTGGAAAAATAGATTTAAATGGTTTTGACCGTATCGTTTCACCTTTAGCCAAAGAAAATAATTAA
- a CDS encoding cbb3-type cytochrome c oxidase subunit I codes for MKYKSQKVAYWFFALCMLLFSLQIIYGFIMGFDRIGIQGLHDIIPFNTARAVHTNLLVVWLLTGFMGAAYYIIPEEAQRELISVKWAYIQLISLAVVGVVAIVGFHFNHWEGRKFLEIPRELDFLVVINVLLFLGLILGTLFKGKRQTTTALVLSMGLLFAALLYLPGMIWFDSQVMDSFFRWWVVHLWVEGVWELIMGGILSFLLIKLTGVDREVIEKWLYVIVGLTFLSGVLGTGHHYYFIGVNKIWLIVGGIFSALEPLAFLAMALFAVNMYRKGEKSHPNKIALFWTIGASIVSFIGAGLLGFAHTLPQTNLYTHGTLVTAMHGHYAFWGAYAMIVLAIISYALPNLTGRKRYNTTQGNTAFWLSNVGMLGMTVAFGVAGVAQVYLERKMKMEFMAVQNEISIHFVVLLICATMFTTGISLFIYDFFKYGRPSDEAIELK; via the coding sequence ATGAAATATAAATCACAAAAAGTCGCTTATTGGTTTTTTGCATTGTGTATGCTTTTGTTCTCTCTGCAAATTATCTATGGTTTTATCATGGGCTTCGACCGTATAGGAATACAAGGATTACATGACATTATTCCTTTTAATACGGCTCGTGCCGTACATACCAATTTGTTGGTGGTTTGGTTATTAACCGGTTTTATGGGAGCCGCCTATTACATTATTCCCGAAGAAGCCCAACGCGAATTAATCAGTGTCAAATGGGCGTACATTCAGCTCATATCCTTAGCGGTGGTAGGAGTTGTAGCCATTGTTGGCTTTCACTTCAACCATTGGGAAGGTAGAAAATTCTTGGAGATTCCCAGAGAATTGGACTTTCTGGTAGTGATTAATGTATTGCTTTTTCTGGGATTAATTCTGGGAACGCTATTCAAAGGAAAACGCCAGACAACCACAGCCTTAGTTTTATCCATGGGATTGTTGTTTGCCGCCTTATTGTACCTGCCGGGAATGATTTGGTTTGACAGTCAGGTAATGGATTCATTCTTCCGTTGGTGGGTAGTACATCTTTGGGTTGAAGGAGTTTGGGAGTTGATTATGGGAGGTATTCTTTCGTTCCTGTTAATCAAATTAACGGGTGTTGACCGAGAAGTAATCGAGAAATGGTTGTATGTAATTGTTGGTTTAACTTTCCTTTCCGGAGTGTTGGGAACAGGACATCACTATTATTTCATCGGGGTGAATAAAATTTGGTTAATCGTGGGGGGAATTTTCTCTGCCTTAGAACCTTTGGCTTTTCTGGCGATGGCATTGTTTGCCGTGAATATGTACCGTAAAGGCGAAAAAAGCCATCCAAACAAAATAGCCTTATTCTGGACCATTGGTGCTTCTATTGTTTCATTTATTGGTGCTGGTTTACTAGGGTTTGCACATACTTTGCCCCAAACTAATTTATACACACATGGAACATTGGTAACGGCTATGCACGGACATTATGCGTTTTGGGGTGCTTACGCCATGATTGTTCTTGCAATTATAAGCTATGCACTTCCTAATTTAACGGGTAGAAAACGCTACAATACTACACAAGGAAATACAGCATTTTGGTTGTCCAATGTTGGAATGCTTGGAATGACCGTAGCCTTTGGGGTTGCCGGTGTGGCACAGGTTTATTTGGAACGAAAAATGAAAATGGAATTTATGGCCGTTCAAAACGAAATCAGTATCCATTTTGTAGTACTGCTCATTTGCGCCACAATGTTTACCACTGGAATAAGCCTCTTTATTTATGATTTCTTTAAATATGGCCGTCCTTCGGATGAAGCCATAGAACTAAAATAA
- a CDS encoding CbbQ/NirQ/NorQ/GpvN family protein, translating to MLVETLIDTPYYHAVGKEIDVFNQAYKNKIPFLLKGPTGTGKSRFVEFMAHQLDKKIITISCHEETSSTDLIGRFIIKGAETVWLDGPLTTAVKEGAIIYLDEIAEARPDVIVAIHSLTDHRRELFIDKLGETVKAHEDFMLVASFNPGYQRGFKELKPSTRQRFIAVSFDYPEPKIETEILVNETDIDTDTAKKLVAIGNKIRNLTELGLTETVSTRLLVDAAKIIHSGLPKRLSVHVAIVEPLTDDLQTLEALKDLCNLMI from the coding sequence ATGTTAGTAGAAACTTTAATAGATACGCCCTATTATCATGCTGTTGGCAAAGAAATAGACGTTTTTAACCAAGCCTATAAAAACAAAATTCCTTTTTTATTAAAAGGGCCAACCGGAACCGGAAAATCCCGTTTTGTGGAATTTATGGCGCATCAACTGGATAAAAAAATCATCACTATCAGCTGTCATGAAGAAACCTCTTCTACGGATTTAATCGGTAGGTTTATCATCAAAGGAGCCGAAACCGTCTGGTTGGACGGTCCGTTGACCACTGCCGTAAAAGAAGGGGCGATTATCTATCTGGATGAAATAGCCGAAGCCCGTCCCGATGTGATTGTCGCTATTCACTCCCTGACCGATCATAGACGCGAATTGTTTATTGATAAACTGGGAGAAACGGTGAAAGCACACGAGGATTTTATGTTGGTGGCTTCCTTCAATCCGGGTTATCAAAGAGGTTTTAAAGAACTGAAACCTTCCACACGCCAACGTTTTATTGCGGTGTCGTTTGATTATCCCGAACCCAAAATCGAAACCGAGATTTTGGTTAATGAAACCGATATCGATACGGATACGGCTAAAAAACTGGTGGCCATTGGAAATAAAATCCGAAACCTGACCGAATTAGGATTGACGGAAACGGTTTCTACACGACTGTTGGTAGATGCCGCAAAAATCATCCACAGCGGATTACCCAAACGTTTGTCTGTTCATGTGGCAATTGTAGAACCCCTGACAGATGACTTACAAACACTGGAAGCACTCAAAGATTTGTGCAATTTGATGATATGA
- a CDS encoding nitric oxide reductase activation protein NorD — MGFEIDEYLVGKFFKHLKKSRKVHPEILARTVSLSEIKPRLTILARALTGNPIEIFPAEREGGYKNNNFFLPISFAEFPTKEENHTFYLFRILFLSVQQRLNLNWTFEEKEPSLELSKQKALETSEAILKIVFEEYAIDENFHAQAREHFIQQATEKNAPDFSWLYGKWMQNEVDQNPETVLENFSDKTKKGIENQPTTTLKATAVEEVKTVELDKKQQEDYVMLHNFEKVETAEEFNGVWRDFDGSDELEDHQEALEELNMKFTVRVDDTAHSVYQADFIENTSISESAEVDAKGFHLTYNEWDCSKGIYKENFCKVYPKSQQKTDSDYYKKTIAKNASILMGLRKMLTNVNNKMQQQKRQIQGDEFDIDAITDLYVDVHSRRTPSDKIYFSNRKKEKDLSILILLDISLSSDGYAAGNRVIDVEKEVSILFGEILNEFNIDFSIDSFYSKTRNYSTYLTIKDFDENWNIGKHKIGAVEPSGYTRIGAALRHAGARLDKRNTKNKWVILISDGKPNDYDKYEGNYGINDVKQALRELNSKNINSYALAIEAEAKYYLPQMFGQNHYQILTTPVELLQSLVRLYEKIKHQK, encoded by the coding sequence ATGGGTTTCGAAATAGATGAATATTTAGTTGGGAAATTCTTTAAACACTTAAAAAAAAGTAGAAAAGTACATCCCGAAATTCTGGCAAGAACGGTTAGCCTTAGCGAAATTAAACCGCGGCTGACTATTTTGGCAAGGGCTTTAACAGGCAATCCTATCGAAATTTTTCCAGCCGAACGCGAAGGAGGTTATAAAAACAATAATTTTTTCCTTCCGATTTCTTTTGCCGAATTTCCAACCAAAGAAGAAAATCATACTTTTTATCTTTTTCGAATATTGTTTTTAAGCGTCCAACAACGTTTGAATCTCAATTGGACTTTCGAAGAAAAGGAACCTTCATTGGAACTTTCCAAGCAAAAAGCATTAGAAACTTCTGAGGCGATTTTGAAAATTGTATTTGAAGAATATGCTATTGACGAAAATTTTCATGCACAGGCCAGAGAACATTTTATTCAGCAAGCGACTGAAAAAAACGCTCCTGATTTTTCCTGGCTTTACGGAAAATGGATGCAAAATGAGGTAGATCAAAATCCCGAAACAGTACTCGAAAATTTCTCGGATAAGACTAAAAAAGGAATCGAAAACCAGCCTACAACTACTTTAAAAGCAACTGCGGTGGAAGAAGTTAAAACGGTAGAATTGGACAAAAAACAACAGGAGGATTATGTTATGCTGCATAATTTTGAAAAGGTAGAAACGGCCGAAGAATTTAATGGTGTTTGGCGTGATTTTGATGGTTCTGACGAATTGGAAGACCATCAGGAAGCCTTGGAAGAGCTGAATATGAAATTCACCGTCCGCGTGGATGATACGGCTCATTCGGTTTATCAGGCTGATTTTATCGAGAACACTTCTATCTCCGAAAGTGCCGAAGTGGATGCCAAAGGATTTCATCTGACCTATAACGAATGGGATTGCAGCAAAGGGATTTACAAAGAGAATTTCTGTAAAGTCTATCCCAAATCACAACAAAAAACCGATTCGGATTATTACAAAAAGACGATTGCCAAAAATGCTTCGATCTTGATGGGCTTGCGCAAAATGTTGACCAATGTCAATAACAAAATGCAGCAGCAAAAACGTCAGATTCAAGGCGACGAATTTGATATTGATGCCATTACCGATTTGTATGTCGATGTGCATTCCCGAAGAACGCCTTCGGACAAAATTTATTTTTCGAACCGTAAAAAAGAAAAAGATTTATCTATTCTGATTCTGTTGGATATCAGCCTTTCCAGCGATGGATATGCCGCAGGAAACCGGGTGATTGATGTGGAGAAAGAGGTTTCCATTCTTTTTGGGGAAATCCTGAACGAGTTCAATATCGATTTTTCGATTGACAGTTTTTATTCGAAAACCCGAAATTATTCGACCTATTTGACCATTAAGGATTTTGATGAAAATTGGAATATTGGCAAACATAAAATCGGAGCTGTTGAGCCTAGCGGTTATACCCGAATCGGGGCAGCTCTGCGCCATGCCGGTGCCCGACTTGACAAAAGAAATACCAAAAATAAATGGGTAATCCTGATTTCTGACGGAAAGCCGAATGATTACGACAAATACGAAGGCAACTACGGTATTAACGATGTGAAACAGGCACTTCGCGAACTTAATTCAAAGAATATCAATTCCTATGCGTTGGCCATTGAGGCCGAAGCGAAATATTATTTGCCGCAAATGTTTGGGCAGAATCACTATCAGATTTTAACCACCCCTGTTGAATTATTGCAATCGTTAGTGCGATTGTATGAAAAAATTAAACATCAAAAATAA
- a CDS encoding DUF438 domain-containing protein — MNTDSNTTRLPEGHPIRVYFQENDLIHFLLEELSNTNPEEDFQKYTNVFNELCTIEKRFARKENQLFPFLEKKNWVGPSQGMWSFHDNLREQFRLIRYYLKTQNPEKISTNTPFLVDGIYRLMHVEETVLFPNALDLLSEEDWIKMRVGEEEIGWMLPNTPAPFPAVEYVHPAEDVTPRELTFSLENTSHYDEGYMTVEQVNLLFKTMPLDLTYVDENDRVIFYNRGEERVFPRSSGIIGREVKFCHPPKSVGTVLRILEEFRKGTKNESSFWINYKERLIYIRYFAVRDANKSYKGVIEMSQDITDIKKIEGEKRLLDWE; from the coding sequence ATGAACACTGATTCCAATACCACAAGACTTCCCGAAGGGCACCCTATCAGGGTATATTTTCAGGAAAATGATCTGATTCATTTTCTTTTAGAAGAATTATCAAATACAAATCCTGAAGAAGATTTTCAAAAATATACGAATGTATTTAATGAATTGTGCACGATTGAAAAACGATTTGCCCGAAAAGAAAACCAGCTTTTTCCGTTTTTGGAAAAGAAAAACTGGGTTGGACCATCACAGGGCATGTGGTCTTTTCATGATAATTTGAGAGAACAATTTCGTTTGATTCGTTATTATCTTAAAACTCAAAATCCCGAAAAAATAAGTACAAACACTCCATTTTTGGTTGATGGGATTTATCGCTTGATGCATGTGGAAGAAACGGTTTTATTTCCCAATGCTTTGGATTTACTTTCCGAAGAAGACTGGATAAAAATGCGTGTCGGTGAGGAAGAAATTGGCTGGATGTTGCCTAATACTCCGGCTCCGTTTCCGGCTGTTGAATACGTTCATCCGGCTGAAGATGTTACTCCGAGAGAACTGACTTTTTCTTTAGAAAACACTTCCCATTATGATGAAGGCTATATGACGGTGGAGCAGGTGAATTTGCTTTTTAAAACGATGCCGTTGGATTTGACTTATGTCGATGAAAACGACAGAGTGATTTTTTATAATCGGGGAGAAGAACGTGTTTTTCCCAGAAGTTCCGGAATCATTGGGCGTGAAGTTAAATTTTGTCATCCGCCCAAAAGCGTTGGAACCGTTCTTAGGATTCTGGAGGAATTCAGAAAAGGGACAAAAAACGAATCTTCGTTTTGGATTAACTACAAGGAAAGGCTGATTTATATCCGCTATTTCGCCGTTAGGGATGCCAACAAAAGCTACAAAGGCGTCATCGAAATGTCACAGGATATTACCGATATCAAGAAAATTGAAGGAGAGAAACGATTACTGGATTGGGAATAG
- a CDS encoding cytochrome c oxidase subunit 3: protein METLKINYKNIYYPPGGILMWIIIFLELITFGMAIVAFVYYGSEQAELFHQSRLRLNTTFGAINTVFLLTSGFCMANAVQEFKGNNTAKSSLYFKLTMLGGLLFLILKSLEYYHKIESGISLETNIFFTFYWLLTGFHLIHVLIGLVILIWTNYGMTKKNSDTQIEDVESCAAFWHMCDLIWLLLFPVLYLIF, encoded by the coding sequence ATGGAGACACTAAAAATCAATTACAAAAATATCTATTATCCTCCGGGAGGTATTTTGATGTGGATTATTATTTTTCTGGAACTCATAACGTTCGGGATGGCGATTGTGGCTTTTGTATATTATGGAAGTGAGCAAGCAGAATTATTTCATCAATCCCGATTGCGATTGAATACCACTTTTGGAGCCATAAACACGGTTTTTTTGTTGACGAGTGGTTTTTGTATGGCCAATGCGGTACAGGAATTTAAAGGAAATAATACAGCAAAATCTTCTTTATATTTTAAATTGACAATGCTGGGCGGATTATTGTTTTTAATCTTAAAAAGCCTGGAATATTATCATAAAATCGAGTCCGGAATTTCATTGGAAACCAATATCTTTTTTACGTTTTATTGGTTGTTAACCGGATTTCATCTGATACATGTTCTCATAGGTTTGGTCATTTTAATCTGGACGAATTATGGAATGACAAAGAAAAATTCCGATACTCAAATTGAAGATGTTGAGTCTTGTGCCGCATTCTGGCACATGTGCGATTTGATTTGGCTGCTTTTGTTTCCGGTTTTATACTTAATTTTTTGA
- a CDS encoding cytochrome C oxidase subunit IV family protein, which translates to MKKSLLFTYGLLIALTLFTALISKSAFFSGSVILLILFFSAIKFLLVAFQFMELNKANPFWKFSLSLVLGVLVLVLFLIK; encoded by the coding sequence ATGAAAAAATCACTATTGTTTACTTATGGATTATTGATTGCGCTGACTTTGTTTACGGCATTAATTTCAAAATCAGCCTTTTTTTCGGGCAGTGTAATTCTTTTGATATTGTTTTTTTCGGCCATTAAATTCCTCCTAGTTGCTTTCCAATTTATGGAATTGAATAAGGCAAATCCTTTTTGGAAATTTAGTTTGAGTCTGGTTTTAGGGGTGTTGGTTTTAGTCCTTTTTTTGATTAAATAA
- the nirK gene encoding copper-containing nitrite reductase, translated as MKPKLNLKKQSLRIAVVIAMAFGLFSCAKKEDKDVQYYQDIKVDGQKEAELTAPPLVPKPVGDRAAMKLVVNMEIKEEEGEMVDGVKYTYWTFGGSVPGSFIRTRVGDEIEFHLKNHPDNKMPHNIDLHAVTGPGGGATSSLVAPGHEKVFNFKTLNPGLYVYHCATAPVGMHIANGMYGLILVEPEGGLPPVDKEYYIMQGDFYTKGSYGEQGSQPFDMNKAIKEEPDYVVFNGKVGAVAGDKAITAKVGETVRIYMGNGGPNLVSSFHVIGEIFDKVHIEGGDMVNKNIQTTLIPAGGSAIVEFKVDVPGTLILVDHSIFRAFNKGALGMLKVEGEENKKIYSGTIQEGIYLPEGGTIQNMPKTNGVAKAPVAKTVPEQIKAGKGLYERTCFACHQLEGQGIPNAFPPLAKSDFLNANPDRAIGAVLHGLSGEITVNGKKFNNVMTSQNLTDEQVADVLTYVYNSWGNNKTVVTPAKVKAVRAKPAPKVASEH; from the coding sequence ATGAAACCCAAACTAAATTTAAAGAAACAAAGCTTGAGAATTGCTGTAGTAATTGCAATGGCTTTTGGCTTGTTTTCTTGTGCCAAAAAGGAAGACAAAGATGTTCAGTATTATCAGGATATAAAAGTAGATGGCCAAAAAGAAGCCGAGCTTACGGCGCCACCATTGGTTCCCAAACCGGTTGGAGATCGTGCCGCGATGAAATTGGTTGTCAACATGGAAATTAAGGAAGAAGAAGGAGAAATGGTTGATGGAGTAAAATATACCTATTGGACTTTTGGAGGTTCGGTACCGGGGAGTTTTATCAGAACACGAGTGGGTGATGAGATAGAATTTCATTTAAAAAATCATCCGGATAACAAAATGCCGCACAACATCGATTTACATGCGGTGACCGGACCGGGAGGAGGAGCGACTTCTTCATTGGTAGCACCGGGACACGAAAAAGTATTCAACTTCAAGACATTAAATCCGGGCTTGTATGTTTATCACTGTGCCACAGCACCAGTTGGGATGCACATCGCCAACGGAATGTATGGGTTGATTTTAGTCGAACCCGAAGGAGGTTTGCCACCTGTGGATAAAGAATACTACATCATGCAAGGGGATTTTTATACCAAAGGAAGTTATGGAGAACAAGGTTCTCAACCTTTTGATATGAATAAAGCCATTAAAGAAGAGCCTGATTATGTGGTTTTCAATGGAAAAGTAGGTGCTGTTGCCGGAGATAAAGCAATTACAGCCAAAGTGGGTGAAACCGTTCGTATTTATATGGGTAACGGAGGTCCAAATTTGGTCTCTTCTTTCCACGTAATTGGGGAAATTTTCGACAAAGTTCATATTGAAGGAGGAGATATGGTTAACAAAAATATCCAAACTACTTTGATACCTGCCGGTGGTTCAGCCATTGTAGAGTTTAAAGTTGATGTTCCGGGTACTTTGATATTAGTAGATCATTCCATTTTTAGGGCTTTCAATAAAGGAGCATTAGGGATGCTGAAAGTTGAAGGAGAAGAAAATAAGAAAATTTATTCAGGAACAATTCAAGAAGGAATTTATTTGCCGGAAGGAGGAACAATCCAGAATATGCCTAAAACGAATGGTGTTGCAAAAGCTCCTGTAGCCAAAACAGTTCCTGAACAAATAAAAGCAGGTAAAGGATTGTATGAAAGAACTTGTTTTGCCTGTCATCAACTAGAAGGACAGGGAATTCCTAATGCTTTTCCACCATTGGCTAAATCTGATTTCCTAAATGCTAATCCGGATAGAGCAATTGGTGCTGTATTGCATGGATTGAGCGGAGAAATCACAGTAAACGGCAAGAAATTCAACAATGTAATGACCAGCCAAAATTTAACAGACGAGCAGGTAGCTGATGTTTTGACCTATGTATATAATAGTTGGGGTAATAATAAAACAGTTGTAACTCCTGCAAAAGTAAAAGCAGTTAGAGCAAAACCAGCTCCTAAAGTTGCTTCTGAACATTAA
- a CDS encoding c-type cytochrome, producing MKKYVLSIVMMGVGLYGYSQNATKGKSVYMQTCVACHQATGAGVPGAFPPLAKSDYLNKDVNRAIKGVVKGLNGPIVVNGKKFSGAMPAQALSDQQIADVLTYVYSSWGNSKKVITPAMVKAQR from the coding sequence ATGAAAAAGTATGTTTTAAGCATCGTAATGATGGGAGTAGGTTTGTATGGCTATAGCCAAAATGCAACTAAAGGGAAATCGGTTTATATGCAAACCTGTGTGGCTTGCCATCAGGCAACAGGTGCTGGAGTACCGGGAGCTTTTCCGCCATTAGCAAAATCTGATTATCTTAACAAAGATGTAAACAGAGCTATCAAAGGAGTGGTAAAAGGATTAAATGGACCTATAGTTGTAAACGGGAAAAAATTTAGTGGAGCCATGCCAGCTCAGGCATTAAGTGATCAACAAATTGCCGATGTACTAACTTATGTCTATTCAAGCTGGGGAAATAGCAAAAAAGTGATTACTCCAGCAATGGTCAAAGCCCAAAGATAA
- a CDS encoding formylglycine-generating enzyme family protein produces the protein MFLQKKITAILMLLTATLFAQEVKMVSIKEGSFVPLYGATNKKPVKVTSFSIDVYPVTNAQYLAFVKKYPAYSRSKMKGLFADKSYLNQWESDFNYGKNNLDNAAVTNVSWFAAKKYCECQGKRLPTMDEWEYVAMADEKRIDARTKENFNKYIMSWYEKPKTYLNPVGQTFKNYWGVYDMHGLVWEWTADFNSIFLSGESRKDKATDKNLFCGSGSVNATDLMNYAAFMRYAFRGSLKAKYTTKNLGFRCAKDIR, from the coding sequence ATGTTTCTACAAAAAAAAATAACAGCCATTTTGATGTTGTTGACGGCTACTCTTTTTGCACAAGAAGTAAAAATGGTATCCATAAAAGAGGGCAGCTTTGTCCCTCTTTATGGAGCTACCAATAAAAAACCGGTTAAAGTCACCTCCTTCAGTATAGATGTGTATCCGGTAACTAATGCACAATATCTGGCTTTTGTAAAAAAATATCCAGCTTACAGCCGTTCTAAAATGAAAGGACTTTTTGCGGATAAAAGTTATTTGAATCAATGGGAAAGTGATTTCAATTACGGAAAAAACAATTTAGATAATGCAGCTGTAACCAATGTTTCCTGGTTTGCTGCTAAAAAATACTGCGAATGTCAGGGAAAAAGATTACCCACAATGGATGAATGGGAATATGTTGCTATGGCCGATGAAAAGCGTATTGATGCCCGTACCAAAGAAAATTTCAATAAATATATCATGTCCTGGTACGAAAAGCCGAAGACTTATTTGAATCCCGTTGGGCAAACTTTTAAGAACTATTGGGGAGTGTATGACATGCACGGCTTAGTTTGGGAATGGACAGCCGACTTCAACAGTATTTTCCTTTCCGGAGAATCCAGAAAAGACAAAGCAACCGATAAGAATCTCTTTTGCGGAAGCGGGTCAGTCAATGCAACTGATTTAATGAATTATGCCGCATTTATGCGATATGCTTTCAGAGGAAGTCTTAAAGCTAAATACACTACAAAAAATCTTGGGTTTCGTTGTGCGAAAGACATAAGATAG
- a CDS encoding SCO family protein, with the protein MKKLFLGLVIILLVTQGCNTNKKTDDQSISELSIYNLPSKWTSQEGKNIEMKDLKGKVLAMVMIYTSCKAACPRLVADMRNIESRLPKDIKDNVQLVLLSIDPKVDTPERLKAFAIENKMNGKQWLFLRSTEENTREFAAVLSVNYKKVSPMDFSHSNLISVFNTKGELVFQQEGLGVNSDQTVAKITEEAQKQN; encoded by the coding sequence ATGAAAAAGCTGTTTCTGGGATTAGTAATAATCCTTTTGGTAACACAGGGATGCAATACCAATAAAAAAACCGATGACCAATCGATTTCGGAATTATCCATATATAATTTGCCTTCAAAATGGACAAGTCAGGAGGGTAAGAATATCGAAATGAAGGACCTGAAAGGCAAAGTCCTTGCGATGGTTATGATATATACTTCCTGCAAAGCCGCATGTCCGAGATTAGTGGCTGACATGCGTAATATTGAAAGTCGATTGCCAAAAGATATTAAGGATAATGTTCAGCTTGTTTTGTTAAGTATTGATCCTAAAGTTGATACGCCGGAACGATTGAAAGCTTTTGCCATAGAAAATAAAATGAATGGAAAACAATGGTTGTTTTTGCGTTCTACCGAAGAAAACACTAGAGAATTTGCTGCAGTCTTATCTGTAAATTATAAAAAAGTATCACCAATGGATTTTTCTCATTCCAATCTTATAAGTGTTTTTAATACTAAAGGAGAATTAGTATTTCAACAAGAGGGTTTAGGAGTAAATTCAGACCAGACTGTTGCTAAAATTACCGAAGAAGCTCAAAAACAAAATTAA